ATATTTTGTGCTCCTGGAATTCCTTGCAATGATTTAAACTCAACTTCTGTTCGTACATCTACTAACAGTGCCTTATCTTTTAGTTCTTCGAAAGTTGGGTTATCCATATAAATACTATTTTGATTGTTCATTTTGTTCACCGCCTCAATCTATCTCTCTTATATTTTAATATAATATTTGATGAAATAACCAAATAATAAAATAATTGTATGTTAAAATAAATATGGTTTTAATATTTTTAAATATTTAAGATTGAATTGTGTGCAGTAACAGAGAGGGAATAATATTTTTGTATGGATAAAAAAGTTTATGAAACAATTTTAAACGGTCGGAAATTAATCGTTGAATATGGACAATTAGCAAAACAAGCAGCAGGTAGTGTTTTAGTAAGATATGGTAATACAGTTGTCTTAGTAGCGGTTACTGTGAGCGACCAGGCTAGTGAAAGCGATTTTTTTCCGTTAACAGTTGTTTTTCAAGAGAAACTATATTCGGTAGGAAAAATTCCTGGCGGTTTTTTAAAACGGGAAGGAAAACCAAGTGAATATGCAACTTTATCAGCACGGGTAATAGATCGTGCGTTACGCCCATTATTTTCTGAAGATTTTCGGAACGAAGTCCAAGTTGTTATTAATGTTTTAGCCGTTGATAATGATAATGATGTGCGGATTGCAGCGCTATTTGCTGCTTCCTTAGCAATTTCAATTTCTCCAATTCCATTTAATGGTCCAATTGCAGGAACATTAGTAACAATTGATAATAATGACCAAATAATAATTAATCCTACTTTAGATGAATTAAACAACGGCAAAATGGAATTAATTGTTGCGGGAACGAGGGATGCCATTAATATGGTTGAAGCAGGTTGCCAAGAAATTAGCGAAGATTTAGTATTAGCAGCTATTTTAAAAGGTCACAATGTTGTAAAAGAATTAATATCATTTCAAGACCAAATTGTTAAAGCAGTTGGTAAAGAAAAAATGCAAGTTGAATTATTTAATATTCGTCAGGAAATTCAAAATTTTGTGACAGCTAATTATCAACAGGCTTTAATTACCGCTGCAAATATTGCAAGTAAACAAGAACGTTATCATCAAATTGAAAATATTAATAATGCCGCATTAATGGTATATGAAGAAAAACAATATAAAAATGAAAAAGAAAAAAAACGGGTAATGTTAGAATTAAGCACTTGCTTACATAATGTTGTTCGTGATGAAGTCCGCCGTCAAATTACAATAGATAAAAAACGCTTGGATGGTCGAAAAGCTGATGAAATTCGTCGCTTAGCAAGTGAAATTGATTTATTACCTGTTGTTCATGGGAGCGCTTTATTTACACGTGGTGAAACACAGGTCATGACAATTGTAACCTTGGGAGCATTAGGAGAAAACCAAATTATTGATGGAATTACCGATGAAGAGGGAAAACGCTTTATGCACCATTATAACTTTCCACCATTTTCAGTCGGTGAAACAAGAAGAATGGGGCCACCTTCGCGTCGAGAAATTGGGCATGGTGCCTTAGGAGAAAAAGCCTTGGCACAAATTATTCCTAGTGAAAAAGTCTTTCCTTATACAATTAGGTTAGTTTCCGAAGTTCTAGAGTCAAATGGAAGTACTTCGCAAGCATCAATATGTGCATCAACTTTAGCGTTGATGGCAGCTGGAGTGCCAATCAGTGCCCCAATTGCTGGAATTGCTATGGGCTTAGTAATGGAAAATAATCAGTATACTATTTTAACTGATATTCAAGGGATGGAAGATCACTTAGGTGACATGGATTTTAAAGTTGCTGGGAGTGAAAAGGGAATTTGTGCTTTACAAATGGATATTAAAATTACGGGGATTAGTGCAGAAATTTTGCAAGAAGCGTTATTAGCGGCGAAAAAAGCACGGAAAGTAGTGTTAGCTAATATGTTAGCAACAATTGCCACACCTCGTAACCAGTTAGCGCCAACGGCTCCGAAAATGAAAACCTTTATGATTCCGATTGATAAAATTAGAGAAGTTATTGGAACCGGGGGAAAAGTTATTAGTGCCTTAATTGAAAAATCTGATGATGTTAAAATTGATATTGAAGATGATGGGCAAGTTACAATTTATCATAAAAATTATGAATCAATTGAAAAAGCATATCAATTTATTAAAGATATTGTGTGACCCGCAGCGGTTGGTGAAGAATACGAAGGAAAAGTTGTTAAAATTGAAAAATTTGGTGCTTTTGTTAACTTGAAGGAAGGCGTTGATGGTTTAATCCATATTTCAAAACTTTCTGATAAACATGTGGGCAAAACAGAAGATATTGTTAATTTAAATGATTTAGTACGGGTAAAAGTGCTAGAAATTGATGCTAAAGGAAAAATTAAATTGGGTTTAGTGAAAATTATTAGCAAATAAGAGAATAATCATTTTTCTTTGATAAATTACCAATGTGATACTTCTTTTGTTATAATTAAAAAGAAATAAGGAGTAGATAATATCATGAATAAAATTGCAATTGATATGATGGGGACTGATTTGGGGATCAGACCAATCCTTGGGGCGGTTAAAATTTTTCTTAAAAAATATCATGATATTAATTTTATCTTTGTAGGAAACGAAGAAGAAATTAAACATGAATTAAAAAATTACAAATTAGATCCAGCACGTTATGAAATTTTCCATGCTTCAGAAGTGATTGCGATGACTGAAGGACCCCTAGAAATTAGGCGGAAAAAAGATAGTTCAATGGTGCGGAGTGCAGAATTACTAAAGGAACAAAAAGTTAACGCTTTTGTTTCGGGTGGTTCAACTGCTGCTTATTTAGCAGCGTGTCATTTTATTATTGGAGAAATTGAAGGAATTTCTCGCCCTGCTTTTATGCCTTTTATTCCAACCGTTACGAAGGGCAAGTATGTTATGATGCTCGATGTGGGCGCTAATTTAGAAAATGATGCCCAAGATTTAGTAAACTTTGCAATTATGGCCGATGTTTATGCCCGGGTAATTTTAAATTTGTCGAATCCTAAAATTGGTTTATTAAATATTGGGGAAGAAGCAAGCAAGGGTAAAGAATACCATAAGGAAGCTTACCAAATGTTAAAATCTAATAATAAATTAAATTTTTATGGAAATATTGAATCTCGTCACATTACGAGTGATCTTGTTGATATTATAGTAACTGATGGTTTTACCGGCAATATTGCTTTAAAAGCAATTGAAGGAATGGCCAAAAATTTAATGACAGTTTTAAAAAAAGAATTAACAAAAAATATTATTCGGAAAATTAAAGCACTCATGTTAAAAAAAGCATTTAAAGGCGTTAAAGAAACCTTTGATTATCGAAATAATGCTTCAGCTTTAATGCTAGGTCTTAACCAAATTGCAATTAAAACCCATGGTAGTAGTGATCAAAAATCATGGATTAGTACCTTAGAAATGACTAGAACTGCTATTAATAATGATGTTGCCAATAAAATTAGAGAAGCAATTAAGGAAACAAACTAGTTTAAAAGGAGTGATTAGATGTCATTTGAAAATAAAACACCAGAAAATTTGGTGCGTGAATTAAAAGATTTTTTTCAGAAATATAACATTGAAATTAAAAATGGAAAATACTATTTAGAAGCCTTAACTCATAATTCTTATGCAAACGAAAACAATTTATCATACACATATCAACGGTTAGAATTTTTAGGGGATGCTATTCTTGCTAAAGAAATCTCGTTATATTTATTTCGGAAATATCCTAATAAAAATGAAGGCGAAATTACTAATTTAAGAAGTAAAGTTGTGCGAGAATCAACATTAGCTGAATTAGTACGAAAAATGAATTTAGCACAATTTATTTTGTTAGGAAAGGGAGAAATTAAAACAAAAGGGTATGAAAAAGACCGGATTTTAGCTGATATTTACGAATCAATGATTGCTGCCTTGTATTTAGATACCGGTGAAGAAACAACTCGTCATTTTATTTCCGATACTTTAATTGACTTTGCGGGTTCACCAGCCTTTTTGGATAAAATTCGTGATTACAAAACCGAATTACAAGAATTCTTACAAGCCAGTGATTCACGGGAATTAGAATATAAATTAATTGATGAAATTATGCCGCCGGAAGGAAACAAAATTCTTTACCGGATTGTAGCTGAAATTGATGGGGTGCGCTATGGTGAAGGGCAAGGTTATACTCATAAAGAAGCTGAACAAATTGCTGCACGCAATGCACTAAATAAATTAGCAAAAAATACAATTGAGTAAAACTTTGTGATAGTTTATTAAAAATAAACTATGGTGAAGTTTTACACCTTTGCAAATAAAAAAATATTAATTTAATAAAAATAAATGGAGTAAACTATGATTTTGATTAGACACTTATTTAAAAATTTTTGAAAAAGTTTTACCAAAAATACTTTGCAAGTATTAGGACTATTTATGATGTTGATTGTTATTATCACAATTTTTTGTGGTTTAATTTTATCGCATAATTTAGCTTATAGCCAACTAGATAAAATTGGGCAAGGGTCATATGATACTAATGTAACTTTTAGAATTAGTGATGAATTAAAAATTAAATCCCGCGCCAATAACTTATCATACAGTTTAGTTAATATTAATTATTTAGATGATAAGCATAATCCTAATCTTAATCAAATGGAAAAAGCTAATTTTAGTCTAAAAAAAATCAATGATTATTACCAAATTATTTTAGATTCTAAAACAACCCATGTGGGACAATGGTTAGCATCAAATAGTAATAATGAATATTTTCAACAGCAATTAAAAAACAATGATACGTTAGCTATTAATTTTCGTAATGATATTTTACCAAATAGTGATTTTATCTTAACCGATGACGAATATAACAAATTAATTAGTTATAGTAAAACAAATGGGGATTGAATGCCTTTTGTTAGTGTTGACGCTAAAACAAAAGATTTATCAGGTTATACAATTTTTACCAACCAGTATAAAGATTTTAAAGCTAACCAGGATTACATTCATGAGTTAGAAATAAAATTAATGAATACTGTTATTTTAGGTTCTGTCATTAATAAGGATTTTATTTATGAAACCTTAGATGTTTATGATATTTTTAAAGCACAGTATTACTATATTCAAAATATTAAAACGGGTTATTGGTCAACCCCAATTATGGTTAAGGGAAATTATCAAGAATTTTTAAATTATAATGCGCCAGATGGGATTGCTCCTATTATTATTAATCCGAGTTATGCGCGTAAAAATAATTTAAAAATTGGTGATGTTATTAATATTTATAATAATTATTATCGGATTTTAGGGTTTGGAACTAGTTTATTTGTAAACCAAGATGTAAACAATGGTAATTTTGTTTATAATCCCTACTTATGGATGCGGAACCAAGATTTTCTTAAATTAAAATCGTATTTACCAAATATTACACGGTTAGTGGAAGACCAGTGAACAATTAAAGGTGCTTTTGCTGATGACCAGTTAAACCCTGGTTTTAAGGACAATAAGCAAGGAAGTTGGAATAACTTTGCTAATATTTATCAGAATGGAAATATTAATTTAAGTAGTGAACCTGATAATGAAATAAATTCAATGTTACTATTAATTATTAATAAAGAAGAAATTATTTGATCAATTTTAATGGCGATTTCAATTCTGTTAATTGTCTCCTCTTTTATTATGATTAGTATGATTGTTAATAAATTATTACTAGTTAATCGTGAAATTATTGGAAACTTAAAAGCTCAGGGTTATTCAACAACGGTTATTACAACACTTTTATTATTATGTTTCTTTGTTTTAATGCTCATTATTTCCACAATTGCGATGGGCACAAGTTGGGT
The sequence above is drawn from the Spiroplasma eriocheiris genome and encodes:
- a CDS encoding polyribonucleotide nucleotidyltransferase, which encodes MDKKVYETILNGRKLIVEYGQLAKQAAGSVLVRYGNTVVLVAVTVSDQASESDFFPLTVVFQEKLYSVGKIPGGFLKREGKPSEYATLSARVIDRALRPLFSEDFRNEVQVVINVLAVDNDNDVRIAALFAASLAISISPIPFNGPIAGTLVTIDNNDQIIINPTLDELNNGKMELIVAGTRDAINMVEAGCQEISEDLVLAAILKGHNVVKELISFQDQIVKAVGKEKMQVELFNIRQEIQNFVTANYQQALITAANIASKQERYHQIENINNAALMVYEEKQYKNEKEKKRVMLELSTCLHNVVRDEVRRQITIDKKRLDGRKADEIRRLASEIDLLPVVHGSALFTRGETQVMTIVTLGALGENQIIDGITDEEGKRFMHHYNFPPFSVGETRRMGPPSRREIGHGALGEKALAQIIPSEKVFPYTIRLVSEVLESNGSTSQASICASTLALMAAGVPISAPIAGIAMGLVMENNQYTILTDIQGMEDHLGDMDFKVAGSEKGICALQMDIKITGISAEILQEALLAAKKARKVVLANMLATIATPRNQLAPTAPKMKTFMIPIDKIREVIGTGGKVISALIEKSDDVKIDIEDDGQVTIYHKNYESIEKAYQFIKDIVWPAAVGEEYEGKVVKIEKFGAFVNLKEGVDGLIHISKLSDKHVGKTEDIVNLNDLVRVKVLEIDAKGKIKLGLVKIISK
- the plsX gene encoding phosphate acyltransferase PlsX, encoding MNKIAIDMMGTDLGIRPILGAVKIFLKKYHDINFIFVGNEEEIKHELKNYKLDPARYEIFHASEVIAMTEGPLEIRRKKDSSMVRSAELLKEQKVNAFVSGGSTAAYLAACHFIIGEIEGISRPAFMPFIPTVTKGKYVMMLDVGANLENDAQDLVNFAIMADVYARVILNLSNPKIGLLNIGEEASKGKEYHKEAYQMLKSNNKLNFYGNIESRHITSDLVDIIVTDGFTGNIALKAIEGMAKNLMTVLKKELTKNIIRKIKALMLKKAFKGVKETFDYRNNASALMLGLNQIAIKTHGSSDQKSWISTLEMTRTAINNDVANKIREAIKETN
- the rnc gene encoding ribonuclease III, producing the protein MSFENKTPENLVRELKDFFQKYNIEIKNGKYYLEALTHNSYANENNLSYTYQRLEFLGDAILAKEISLYLFRKYPNKNEGEITNLRSKVVRESTLAELVRKMNLAQFILLGKGEIKTKGYEKDRILADIYESMIAALYLDTGEETTRHFISDTLIDFAGSPAFLDKIRDYKTELQEFLQASDSRELEYKLIDEIMPPEGNKILYRIVAEIDGVRYGEGQGYTHKEAEQIAARNALNKLAKNTIE